The Tenrec ecaudatus isolate mTenEca1 chromosome 8, mTenEca1.hap1, whole genome shotgun sequence DNA window GCCGCCCTTTCCAGGGCTGGACCAGCCTGGTCCTATTGGTGATGGCTGAAGACTACTGAAGAGGTGGGGTTAGTATGCAGGCCCCCTTTACACCCAGAGGCTTCTGCCTTCAGATACCAGTACTTCAAAGCCTCAGCTCATCTCAGGTATCTACATACTGCCATCCCACATCTCTGGGATGAATGAGTTCAGAATCTTATTTTTCTAAATAAATTAGCAAAACTCGCCAAATTTACTCTTGCCAGCTTTACCTTGCCAGAGGTCTTAGCTGCCTGCTACCCCCAGGGAAGAGTGGCTATTACCTGCTCTCTGCAAATTCAGAGCTCAGGAACAACTTTATCAAGTCCACCACCCAAAATCCACAAGCAGCTGGTTCACATCTCTTTAATGGGACCAAAGGCTCCTGTGTATATCTTGGTGGGGAGGGTAGGGtatgtgtgtaggggtggagctgGCATAATTTCCCTAGACACTGCCTCTCTTAAGGGCTCCCGCCTCTAGGCAGATTCTAGAAAGAGCAGGGTCAAGGAATATTCCAGGAGTTGGGGACCAGGGCTGTTTTATGTGAGCAAGAAACCTGTCAAGCTCCCTCCCAAAACTACTCAGGGACGTCCCCTTCAACTGAAGCCAGCCCCACAGGAGAGACGTGGAGTATAGAAGTTGGGGCCAATACACAAGGGGAGTGGTCCTCCAGATGTGGGGCGGTGGTAAGAGAGCTTGCTTCTTTGATAGGCTCGCCTTCCCTGGAGTCTGGGCAGGGGCAGAGCTCGATGCCCGAGTCACCAGTCAGGCGGCGGTAGCGGCACGGGGGTGTGGAGGCAGAGCTCACTCCAACACTAGGCACCCCCTCCTGGTGAGGGGCGTCATGCTGGTGGGTGGGGACACCTTCCACATTGGTTCCCTCGCAGTGGGCAGGGCAGCTGGATGTAGGAGAGCGGTGGGTACATTCACTGGAAGCAgttgaggggcaggtgggggccaCAGTGTAAGGAGGCGGTGGTGTGCCCGGGCGGTGGACCACATCCTcataggctggtggtttgaaggcGCTGAGGAggcctgcaggggaaagaatggcATGGCATGGTTGCTTGGTTAGAATCCAATCAGTGGTTCTAACCAAGTGGTCTCTTTCCTACCAGGGAACTAGGTGCTGTGAGATGTCTGGCAAAGGGGATGTGGGAGTGGTTCGGGGCCCTGGATTCGGAGGAGCCACCGATAGCCCAGAACCTGGCATTACTCACGGAGGTCAAGCAGTGAACCAGCAGGGACAGGGCCAGCCCCGTGGCATGCCCCATGGTAGGCCAACAAGTTGATCTCACGCTGCCGCTGCTGTTGCTGCAGCCGGAGCTTAGCCCGTCGGTGGCGGAAGGCGCAACAGCAGCTAAAGAGGATGAGGACAGTCCAGAGCAGCCAGAACCCTGCAGGAGGTGAGGAGGGAGTGTCTCAGACACCTCCCAGGCCAACAAGGTCCTCTAAGGCTGGCATTCTGAGGTCCCGAGGGAGGGTGGGTAGAGGGCCTGGAAGAGCTCCTTGGAGACTCACACCAAAGCTCGTAGTAGTAGGTGCAGCAGCCCGTCTCCCCACAGCAGTGACCGCTCTCACAGAGGTAGGGCTGGTTGTTCACTCCAGGACACAGCTCTCGAAGCTGGGGACGAGGAAGCACTTAAAACAGGTGATTCCAGTCCGAGGCACTGTGGCCCAGGCCCCCTGCATGCGCACACAGAACCCCACCCCGTGAGCTTGAAGAAACCCTGGGAGAGAgccctgagggagtacttgaatgtccAAAGGGCTGTCAGTGTGGAAGTGCAAGGATCAATCCAGAGAAGGAAGAAGACAAAAAAACTGATCTTTCCTTTCCTATCAAGCTTCCTCTTCTCCACTCAAGGccagtcccctaggctaagggagtgtTTTATTAGAATTGGTAAGCTAGGGACTCAGATCATGGGCTAGGGGCTTCAGGTTACTTTCAAAGCTAAGATGCTTACATCATCCCCGagtccacccccaacccctcttGAGCTTGCCAGCCCTGGGTCTCGGACTCCCTAGGGTAGAGGAGGGGCAGTGTGAGAGCCAGAGCT harbors:
- the WBP1 gene encoding WW domain-binding protein 1, yielding MARASSVNSSEEAWGALRSPQQQLRELCPGVNNQPYLCESGHCCGETGCCTYYYELWWFWLLWTVLILFSCCCAFRHRRAKLRLQQQQRQREINLLAYHGACHGAGPVPAGSLLDLRLLSAFKPPAYEDVVHRPGTPPPPYTVAPTCPSTASSECTHRSPTSSCPAHCEGTNVEGVPTHQHDAPHQEGVPSVGVSSASTPPCRYRRLTGDSGIELCPCPDSREGEPIKEASSLTTAPHLEDHSPCVLAPTSILHVSPVGLASVEGDVPE